In a genomic window of Methanosarcina horonobensis HB-1 = JCM 15518:
- a CDS encoding phosphoadenosine phosphosulfate reductase domain-containing protein, translated as MHQKKENQKKEKYQTSSSSKQKRNGQDRKSQDNRNSQGRKNLQTREKRAEGRSRDFKEKYSTRKSSGSEKQPETAAFSKKKSSPRFEYEDDYIFWCRKCNLPLIGGECGICGGKGEILNLSQPADVRLCFPYEREVLAGQLISSFGCDPLGDRLVLLNKIPGEDKTDEVIVDGFVFGVLSFELSQMDYRFEPSLQGAKILLKHAGGKKVELKKTNRHLNGKNVPEELIDSFAGNIKAGNFVLVTAGNLSGYGISYIDGTDFADMEKQPESAQSGSETKILRVRKVDSSEAFLHPETPDLKACIEANRKHLQTLGKNAINAIRGIVSRNEYRDLPVYVSFSGGKDSLVVLDLTRAALKQREFKAFFLNTGIEFPETVDFARSFCTEMKVQLEEMNSGSAFWKQVEKFGPPAKDFRWCCKVCKLASAGDLETGKESCSLPEKGAANAVTYLTIDGKRKHESFSRARIAASETNPFVPAQLNIFPIRDWRALEVWLYIHWRGLSYNPLYDLGFERVGCWLCPSALAAEYVRVKELHPEMHARWNAFLLEWAKTRGLSEKFIEHGFWRWKELPPKMLRLAGELGISVLAKEKAEDFEIEVVSGISPCRAGGFSVEAGIKGIREKEAADFINVLGKTVYAEELGMLLVKTGDGTVKFFSNGNLLVSSETKEKALQILKETAKQFVRLSRCTGCGICEKACPVEAVSIKEGKPHVSEACIRCGKCAESCVVTRYFAKIVPELDEKLKI; from the coding sequence ATGCATCAGAAAAAAGAAAATCAGAAAAAAGAAAAATACCAGACTTCAAGCTCCTCAAAACAAAAAAGGAACGGTCAGGACAGAAAAAGTCAGGATAATAGAAACAGTCAGGGCAGAAAGAATCTGCAAACCCGAGAAAAAAGGGCAGAAGGCAGGTCACGGGATTTTAAAGAGAAATACTCTACCAGAAAAAGCTCTGGCTCTGAAAAACAGCCTGAAACTGCGGCTTTTTCAAAGAAAAAGTCCTCTCCGCGTTTCGAATATGAAGATGATTACATTTTCTGGTGCAGGAAATGCAACCTGCCACTTATAGGGGGAGAGTGCGGGATTTGCGGCGGTAAAGGAGAGATACTCAATCTTTCCCAGCCTGCCGACGTAAGGTTATGTTTTCCTTATGAGCGGGAAGTTCTTGCAGGGCAGCTAATTTCGTCATTTGGCTGCGATCCTCTGGGAGACAGGCTTGTTCTCCTTAATAAAATCCCCGGAGAAGACAAAACTGACGAAGTTATCGTAGACGGCTTCGTTTTCGGAGTACTCAGTTTCGAACTTTCGCAAATGGATTACCGTTTTGAGCCTTCCCTTCAGGGAGCTAAAATCCTCCTCAAACACGCTGGAGGCAAAAAAGTCGAGCTTAAGAAAACAAACAGGCACCTTAATGGAAAAAACGTGCCCGAAGAACTTATCGACTCTTTTGCCGGCAACATAAAAGCAGGGAATTTTGTCCTTGTGACTGCAGGTAACCTTAGCGGGTATGGGATTTCTTACATTGACGGTACGGACTTTGCAGATATGGAAAAACAGCCAGAGTCCGCTCAATCCGGAAGTGAAACAAAAATTCTCAGGGTTAGAAAGGTTGACAGTAGCGAAGCATTCCTGCATCCCGAGACTCCGGATCTCAAGGCATGCATAGAAGCTAATCGAAAGCATCTGCAAACCCTGGGGAAAAATGCCATCAATGCAATCCGCGGGATTGTCTCAAGGAACGAGTACAGGGATCTGCCTGTGTATGTTTCCTTCAGCGGGGGAAAAGACAGCCTTGTGGTACTGGACCTGACAAGGGCTGCCCTCAAGCAGAGGGAGTTTAAGGCATTTTTCCTGAATACGGGAATTGAATTTCCCGAGACTGTGGATTTTGCCCGAAGTTTCTGCACGGAGATGAAAGTCCAGCTTGAAGAGATGAATTCAGGTTCTGCTTTCTGGAAGCAGGTAGAAAAGTTCGGGCCTCCTGCAAAGGATTTTCGATGGTGCTGCAAGGTCTGCAAGCTGGCTTCGGCAGGAGATCTGGAAACAGGAAAAGAGAGCTGTTCCCTTCCTGAAAAAGGGGCTGCAAATGCAGTTACTTACCTGACAATAGATGGCAAGCGGAAACACGAATCCTTTTCAAGGGCAAGAATTGCAGCGAGTGAAACAAATCCCTTTGTCCCTGCACAGCTTAATATTTTCCCTATCCGTGACTGGCGTGCACTTGAAGTCTGGCTCTATATCCACTGGAGAGGGCTTTCATACAATCCGCTCTATGACCTGGGCTTTGAAAGAGTAGGGTGCTGGCTCTGCCCATCTGCCCTTGCTGCCGAGTATGTCAGGGTAAAAGAGCTGCACCCTGAAATGCATGCCAGGTGGAATGCTTTTCTGCTTGAGTGGGCAAAAACACGCGGGCTTTCTGAAAAGTTCATAGAGCACGGGTTCTGGCGCTGGAAAGAACTGCCTCCGAAAATGCTCAGGCTGGCAGGCGAACTCGGAATCTCTGTTCTTGCGAAAGAAAAAGCTGAAGATTTTGAAATTGAAGTAGTTTCGGGGATTTCTCCCTGCAGAGCCGGAGGTTTTTCCGTTGAGGCAGGGATTAAGGGTATTCGGGAAAAAGAAGCTGCAGATTTCATTAATGTTCTCGGAAAGACCGTTTATGCAGAAGAGCTGGGCATGCTGCTGGTAAAAACAGGAGACGGGACTGTGAAATTTTTCTCTAATGGAAATCTGCTTGTAAGTTCGGAAACAAAAGAAAAAGCTCTCCAGATTTTAAAGGAGACAGCAAAACAGTTTGTAAGGCTTTCCCGCTGTACAGGCTGCGGGATCTGCGAAAAAGCCTGCCCTGTAGAAGCGGTATCAATTAAAGAAGGGAAGCCACATGTAAGTGAAGCCTGTATAAGATGTGGGAAATGCGCGGAGTCCTGTGTGGTAACCAGATATTTTGCTAAAATTGTGCCCGAACTGGATGAAAAGCTAAAAATTTGA